One segment of Theobroma cacao cultivar B97-61/B2 chromosome 9, Criollo_cocoa_genome_V2, whole genome shotgun sequence DNA contains the following:
- the LOC18587703 gene encoding BTB/POZ domain-containing protein NPY1: MKFMKLGSKPDAFQADGKCIRYVTSDLATDVTITVGEVKFYLHKFPLLSKSNRLQKLVLKASEENCDEINMVDFPGGPKAFEICAKFCYGMTVTLNAYNVVAARCAAEYLEMTEDVDRGNLIFKIEVFLNSSIFRSWKDSIIVLQTTKSLIPWSENLKIVGRCIDSIASKTSVDPANITWSYTYNRKLSVPDKIVDDGMKFREKVESVPKDWWVEDICELEIDLYKRVMTAVKSKGRMDGAVIGEALKTYAVRWLPDSVNALVSDAHSWRNKLLVETIVCLLPSDKAVGCSCGFLLKLLKVAILVGVDDSAKEDLVKRISLKLHEASVKDLLIPARSPQTTLYDVEMVQSIVNRYIMNEKRTQDLDVEKNEMGCADFVLGHGSLLSVGKLIDGYLEEIARDPNLSLASLIDLSQSIPECARPVHDGLYKAIDMYLKEHPSLTKAERKKLCGLMDVKKFTMDASMHAAQNERLPLRVVVQVLFFEQVRAAAGVQSLANNPRDISHSTTNTDEEWEKTAAEDCNSLKKQMSQMKVKEDGFQKNGKLAKKNSKNSKSGMQLLPSRSRRIFDKLWVVGKGHTENRSSETSGSSQSPTSMVPGDTKSSGSSSRHRRHSIS; encoded by the exons GTATGTCACATCTGATTTGGCAACGGATGTCACCATTACCGTGGGTGAAGTGAAATTTTACCTTCACAAG TTCCCTCTATTGTCTAAGAGCAATCGCTTGCAAAAACTAGTGCTGAAAGCCAGTGAAGAGAACTGCGATGAAATTAATATGGTTGATTTTCCTGGTGGGCCAAaagcatttgaaatttgtgCAAAGTTCTGCTACGGGATGACTGTTACTTTAAATGCTTACAATGTTGTGGCTGCCCGTTGTGCAGCTGAATACCTCGAGATGACTGAGGATGTTGATCGGGGTAacctaatttttaaaatcgaAGTGTTTCTTAATTCTAGTATATTCCGTAGCTGGAAAGATTCCATTATTGTTTTACAAACCACCAAATCTCTTATACCATGGTCTGAAAACCTGAAGATTGTTGGAAGATGCATTGATTCCATTGCATCTAAAACCTCTGTGGATCCAGCAAACATCACATGGTCCTACACATATAACAGGAAGTTATCAGTGCCTGACAAAATAGTTGATGATGGTATGAAATTTCGAGAGAAGGTTGAATCTGTTCCGAAGGATTGGTGGGTTGAAGATATATGTGAGCTAGAGATTGATCTCTACAAGCGAGTCATGACTGCTGTGAAATCAAAGGGAAGAATGGATGGTGCAGTGATTGGTGAGGCACTGAAAACTTATGCTGTCAGATGGTTGCCAGATTCTGTTAATGCCTTGGTTTCTGATGCACATTCCTGGAGGAACAAATTACTGGTGGAAACAATTGTATGCTTATTGCCTTCGGATAAGGCTGTGGGTTGCTCATGTGGTTTCTTGCTGAAGCTGTTGAAAGTTGCCATTTTGGTTGGGGTGGATGATTCAGCAAAGGAAGATTTAGTGAAGAGGATAAGTTTAAAGTTGCACGAGGCTTCTGTCAAGGATTTATTAATCCCGGCTCGGTCTCCCCAAACTACATTATATGATGTTGAGATGGTGCAGTCTATTGTGAATCGATACATCATGAATGAAAAGCGTACCCAAGATTTAGatgttgaaaagaatgagatGGGATGTGCTGATTTTGTTCTAGGGCATGGATCCTTGTTGAGTGTTGGTAAATTAATTGATGGGTATCTTGAAGAAATTGCACGGGACCCTAATCTTTCCCTTGCCAGTCTCATTGACTTGTCTCAGTCTATCCCTGAGTGTGCTAGACCAGTTCATGATGGACTCTATAAAGCCATTGACATGTACCTGAAG GAGCATCCAAGCTTGACAAAGGccgaaagaaagaaattgtgCGGGCTGATGGATGTCAAGAAATTTACCATGGATGCATCTATGCATGCTGCACAGAATGAGAGACTTCCACTACGGGTTGTAGTTCAAGTTCTCTTCTTTGAGCAGGTTAGGGCTGCAGCTGGAGTTCAATCACTTGCTAACAATCCTCGTGATATTTCCCATTCCACAACAAACACCGATGAAGAATGGGAGAAGACTGCAGCTGAAGATTGCAACTCCCTCAAGAAACAGATGAGTCAAATGAAGGTGAAAGAGGATGGATTTCAAAAGAATGGTAAATTGGCCAAGAAGAATAGCAAAAACAGTAAAAGTGGCATGCAGCTACTGCCATCTCGATCTAGAAGAATATTTGACAAGTTGTGGGTTGTGGGAAAAGGCCATACGGAGAACAGAAGTTCTGAGACCTCTGGAAGTTCGCAAAGCCCAACTTCAATGGTTCCAGGGGATACCAAGTCCTCTGGTTCATCTTCAAGACACAGGAGGCATTCTATTTCTTAG